One stretch of Pigmentiphaga aceris DNA includes these proteins:
- a CDS encoding ABC transporter ATP-binding protein — protein sequence MSQSMTDHAADHAGQASTGKWVLEIEGLSVRTGSAGSPGSPGGRELIQNVNLQIAPGETLCVVGESGSGKSVTSLASMGLLPKGLQASSGRILLDGEDVLRASEKRLRALRATRMAMIFQEPMTALNPVETIGEQIDEVLRIHSSLGKRARRERVMDMLASVHIAEVRRVYDSYPYQLSGGQRQRVVISMALILEPRLLIADEPTTALDVTTQKQILLLIRELQEKYGTAVLFITHDFGVVSDIADRIVVMNQGKVIEVGTRDEILATPNMPYTRMLVSSVPSLIPRPARDIQSEVVLNVTGLEKTYSTRRLFKAVDVVRAAQDVNFSLRRGEILGIVGESGSGKSTVARCVVRLLTPSGGAIRIQDQDIATLSGPRLHPLRQRFQIVFQDPYRSLNPRLNIVDSLVEGPMNFGVPRHEAEARAHELMEVVGLDASAMRRYPHQFSGGQRQRICIARALALRPDILVADEAVSALDVSVQAQVLRLLDDIRERTGIAVLFITHDLRVAAQVCDTIVVMQQGRIVEAGPSHQVLTTPQRDYTRALIAAAPGRDWDFQNFRPVSPVSVQSV from the coding sequence ATGAGCCAGTCGATGACAGATCACGCGGCAGATCACGCCGGGCAGGCGTCAACCGGAAAATGGGTGCTTGAAATCGAGGGGCTGTCGGTTCGTACCGGCAGTGCTGGTAGCCCTGGCAGCCCGGGCGGACGCGAACTGATCCAGAACGTGAACCTGCAAATCGCGCCGGGCGAAACCCTGTGTGTGGTGGGGGAGTCCGGGTCGGGCAAGTCGGTGACCTCACTGGCCTCGATGGGCCTGCTGCCCAAGGGCCTGCAAGCAAGCAGTGGCCGCATTTTGCTCGATGGCGAAGACGTGCTGAGGGCCAGCGAGAAGCGCCTGCGTGCGTTGCGCGCCACCCGCATGGCCATGATTTTCCAGGAGCCGATGACCGCGCTCAATCCGGTCGAGACCATCGGCGAACAGATCGACGAGGTGCTGCGCATCCACAGTTCGCTGGGTAAACGTGCGCGCCGCGAACGGGTGATGGACATGCTGGCCTCGGTGCACATCGCCGAGGTGCGCCGTGTCTACGATTCCTACCCGTATCAGTTGTCTGGCGGGCAGCGGCAGCGGGTGGTGATTTCGATGGCGCTGATTCTCGAACCCAGGCTGCTGATCGCCGATGAACCGACGACCGCGCTTGACGTGACCACACAGAAACAGATTCTGCTGCTGATCCGTGAGCTGCAGGAAAAGTACGGCACGGCGGTGCTGTTCATCACGCACGACTTCGGCGTGGTGTCCGATATTGCCGATCGCATCGTGGTGATGAACCAGGGCAAGGTGATCGAGGTCGGCACCCGGGACGAGATTCTGGCGACGCCAAACATGCCGTACACCCGCATGCTGGTGTCGTCCGTGCCCAGCCTGATTCCCCGGCCCGCTCGTGATATTCAAAGCGAGGTCGTGCTGAACGTCACCGGGCTGGAAAAAACCTATTCCACCCGCCGCCTGTTCAAGGCCGTTGATGTGGTTCGCGCCGCGCAAGACGTGAACTTCAGTCTGCGGCGCGGCGAAATACTCGGTATCGTCGGTGAGTCGGGGTCGGGCAAGTCGACCGTGGCGCGCTGCGTGGTGCGTTTGCTTACGCCCAGTGGCGGGGCCATACGCATTCAGGATCAGGACATCGCCACGCTGTCGGGCCCGCGCCTGCACCCGCTGCGCCAGCGTTTCCAGATCGTGTTCCAGGACCCGTACCGCTCGTTGAACCCGCGCCTGAACATTGTCGATTCACTGGTCGAAGGACCAATGAACTTCGGTGTGCCCAGACACGAGGCCGAGGCCCGTGCGCATGAACTGATGGAAGTCGTGGGATTGGATGCCAGTGCCATGCGCCGTTATCCCCACCAGTTCTCGGGTGGCCAGCGGCAACGCATCTGCATCGCCCGCGCACTGGCGTTGCGGCCAGACATTCTGGTGGCTGACGAGGCGGTGTCTGCGCTGGATGTGTCGGTGCAGGCACAGGTGCTCAGGCTGCTGGACGACATCCGCGAACGCACCGGCATTGCGGTCTTGTTCATCACGCACGACCTGCGGGTGGCTGCGCAGGTCTGCGACACCATCGTGGTGATGCAGCAGGGGCGTATCGTTGAAGCCGGGCCGTCGCACCAGGTGCTGACCACGCCGCAACGTGATTACACCCGAGCCCTGATCGCGGCCGCCCCCGGCCGGGACTGGGACTTCCAGAACTTCCGGCCGGTGTCGCCGGTTTCCGTCCAATCCGTCTAG
- a CDS encoding ABC transporter permease — translation MKQALASVPVAIAFVVLCVVVLMAIFAPWLGTTDPTAIDPASRLRSMSAEHWLGTDAFGRDTWSRVLYGARVSLLVGLGACLASLALGMVIGVIAGYFRSADGIIMRIMDGIMSIPSILLAIALVALSGGTLFTVLVAITVPEVPRVVRLVRGVILSVRSESYVEAAISLGTRTPRLLFRHMVPNTIAPLIVQGTHIFAAAILIESTLSFLGAGLPPAIPSWGNMMAEGRMYFQLKPGLIGYPGIVLGLTLLSVNILGDVLRDVLDPRMAQRS, via the coding sequence CTGAAGCAGGCCTTGGCTAGTGTTCCGGTTGCCATCGCCTTTGTCGTGTTGTGCGTGGTGGTCCTGATGGCAATCTTCGCCCCGTGGCTGGGCACCACCGATCCCACCGCCATCGATCCGGCCTCGCGGCTGCGCAGCATGTCGGCCGAGCACTGGCTGGGCACTGATGCCTTCGGGCGCGATACCTGGTCACGGGTCTTGTACGGTGCCCGGGTGTCCTTGTTGGTGGGCCTGGGCGCATGCCTGGCCAGCCTGGCGCTGGGCATGGTGATCGGCGTCATCGCCGGATATTTCCGGTCGGCCGACGGCATCATCATGCGGATCATGGACGGCATCATGTCGATTCCCAGCATCTTGCTGGCCATCGCCCTGGTGGCCTTGAGCGGCGGCACGCTGTTCACCGTGCTGGTGGCGATCACCGTGCCCGAAGTGCCGCGTGTGGTGCGGCTGGTGCGCGGCGTGATCCTGTCGGTACGCAGCGAGTCTTACGTGGAAGCCGCTATTTCGTTGGGCACCCGCACCCCGAGATTGTTGTTTCGTCACATGGTGCCCAACACCATTGCACCGCTGATCGTGCAGGGCACGCATATCTTTGCTGCCGCCATTCTGATCGAGTCTACGCTGAGTTTTCTGGGTGCCGGCTTGCCGCCCGCCATTCCCTCATGGGGCAACATGATGGCCGAGGGGCGCATGTACTTTCAGCTCAAGCCCGGCCTGATCGGCTACCCGGGCATCGTGCTGGGCCTGACGCTGCTGAGCGTGAACATTCTGGGCGACGTGTTGCGTGACGTGCTCGATCCCCGCATGGCGCAACGCTCATGA
- a CDS encoding ABC transporter permease, with amino-acid sequence MLAYIARRLLATLPVMAMVAVVVFAILRLTPGDPAAIIAGDDATNEKLALIRTSMGLDLPIHQQFTHWVGQLLRGDLGTSLLSGTPVLDMIADRVGPSLALGIGTMVLTVIIAIPLGVIAAWKQGRLLDRSIMVFSVFGFSVPTFVIAYLLIYLLAIQLGWFPVQGYRPLSAGFWPFAQRLWLPIMALSAVYVALIARITRSSVIEVMNEDFIRTARAKGAHEGVVLMKHALRNAAVPILTVIGIGVASLISGVVVTETVFNLPGLGRLVVEAVLARDYPVIQGLILLFSLIYIFINLTVDVLYSVFDPRIRY; translated from the coding sequence ATGTTGGCCTACATTGCGCGGCGTTTGCTCGCCACGCTGCCGGTCATGGCCATGGTTGCGGTGGTGGTGTTTGCGATCCTGCGCCTGACGCCGGGTGACCCGGCGGCCATCATCGCAGGCGACGATGCCACCAACGAAAAGCTTGCGCTGATTCGAACCAGCATGGGCCTGGATCTGCCGATTCATCAGCAGTTCACGCACTGGGTCGGTCAGCTGCTGCGCGGTGACCTGGGCACGTCCTTGCTGTCCGGCACGCCCGTGCTGGACATGATTGCAGACCGGGTCGGCCCGTCGCTTGCGCTGGGTATCGGCACCATGGTGCTGACGGTGATCATCGCCATCCCGCTGGGTGTCATCGCTGCCTGGAAGCAGGGCAGGTTGCTTGATCGCAGCATCATGGTGTTCTCGGTCTTCGGCTTCTCGGTACCGACGTTTGTCATTGCCTATCTGCTGATCTACCTGCTGGCGATTCAGCTGGGCTGGTTCCCGGTGCAGGGCTATCGACCCTTGAGCGCCGGGTTCTGGCCGTTTGCCCAGCGGCTGTGGCTGCCGATCATGGCGCTGAGCGCGGTGTACGTGGCCCTGATCGCCCGGATCACGCGCAGCAGCGTCATCGAGGTGATGAACGAAGATTTCATTCGCACCGCACGCGCCAAGGGTGCGCATGAAGGCGTGGTCTTGATGAAGCATGCACTACGCAATGCGGCCGTGCCCATCCTGACCGTGATCGGCATCGGGGTGGCCTCGCTGATCAGCGGGGTGGTCGTCACGGAAACCGTCTTCAATCTGCCTGGTCTGGGTCGGCTGGTGGTCGAGGCGGTGCTGGCGCGTGACTATCCGGTGATTCAGGGCCTGATTCTGCTGTTCTCCCTGATCTACATTTTCATCAACCTGACGGTCGACGTGCTGTATTCCGTTTTCGATCCGCGCATTCGCTACTGA
- a CDS encoding ABC transporter substrate-binding protein, protein MSSTSKTLRAISVTSLRAAFAIGALAWGAGAGAQTITAVMQSGLRVLDPILSTAFITRNHGYMIYDTLFGTDANYKIQPQMVGKWDVSADKKTYVFTLRDGLKWHDGAPVEAEDCVASIKRWAKNDAAGQLLMPMVSEIKAIDAKSFQVVLTEPTGLLMEGLSKLSSSPAFMMPKRIAETPSSESVKEFIGSGPFKFVASEFKPGLNVVYEKNRDYVPRSEPSSWTAGGKVVNVDKVQWVSMPDQMTAVNALTNGEVDYMEQVPFDLLPLVQANNKVKVDTLDRLGSWTYYRFNHLQAPFDNKKVRQAALYAVSQERVLQALVGDAKYYKTCAAVFGCGNPYANNYGADIVVPGNIEKAKALLKESGYDGTPVVILHPTDIAISAAQPVVIADALRKAGFKVDLKAMDWQTVVTLRSSQKPVSEGGWSIFSTYSNLATSGDPVGNSTIASAGKKSWAGWPDVPEIEALRLQFTKATEVSERKEITAKIQKLAIDEGVVGPLGQFVIPAAYSTKLTGVLDSPVTVFWNIKKGQ, encoded by the coding sequence ATGTCGTCCACGTCAAAAACTCTTCGTGCAATTTCCGTAACGTCGCTACGTGCTGCGTTTGCCATCGGGGCGCTTGCATGGGGGGCGGGGGCCGGGGCACAGACGATCACCGCCGTGATGCAATCGGGGTTGCGGGTGCTGGACCCGATCCTGAGCACCGCCTTTATTACCCGAAATCATGGCTACATGATTTATGACACCTTGTTCGGCACGGATGCCAATTACAAGATCCAGCCGCAGATGGTGGGTAAATGGGATGTGTCGGCCGACAAGAAAACCTACGTCTTCACCTTGCGCGACGGCCTGAAATGGCACGACGGCGCGCCGGTGGAAGCCGAAGACTGCGTTGCGTCCATTAAGCGCTGGGCAAAGAACGATGCCGCAGGCCAGTTGTTGATGCCGATGGTGTCCGAGATCAAGGCCATCGACGCCAAGTCGTTCCAGGTGGTGCTGACCGAACCCACCGGCCTGCTGATGGAAGGGCTGTCGAAACTCAGTTCCAGCCCCGCATTCATGATGCCCAAGCGCATTGCCGAAACGCCGTCATCGGAGTCGGTCAAAGAGTTCATCGGCTCTGGGCCGTTCAAGTTCGTGGCCTCTGAGTTCAAGCCCGGCCTGAATGTGGTCTATGAGAAGAACCGCGACTACGTGCCGCGTAGCGAACCTTCCAGCTGGACGGCCGGTGGCAAGGTGGTGAACGTCGACAAGGTGCAGTGGGTCAGCATGCCGGACCAGATGACGGCCGTGAATGCCTTGACCAATGGTGAAGTGGATTACATGGAGCAGGTGCCGTTCGACCTGTTGCCGCTGGTTCAGGCCAACAACAAGGTCAAGGTCGATACGCTGGATCGTCTGGGCAGCTGGACCTACTACCGCTTCAACCATCTGCAAGCGCCATTCGACAACAAGAAGGTACGGCAGGCAGCCCTGTACGCGGTCAGCCAGGAACGGGTACTGCAAGCGCTGGTTGGCGACGCCAAGTATTACAAGACCTGCGCGGCAGTCTTCGGCTGCGGCAACCCCTACGCCAACAACTACGGTGCAGACATCGTGGTTCCGGGCAACATCGAAAAAGCCAAGGCCTTGTTGAAGGAGTCGGGTTACGACGGCACGCCGGTCGTCATCCTGCATCCGACCGACATTGCCATTTCCGCCGCCCAGCCCGTGGTCATCGCAGACGCGTTGCGCAAGGCCGGATTCAAGGTGGACCTGAAGGCCATGGATTGGCAGACCGTGGTGACGCTTCGTTCCAGCCAGAAACCGGTATCGGAAGGCGGCTGGAGCATCTTCTCCACCTACAGCAACCTGGCCACCAGCGGCGACCCGGTGGGCAACTCGACCATTGCGTCGGCGGGCAAGAAGTCCTGGGCCGGGTGGCCTGACGTGCCGGAAATCGAGGCACTGCGCCTGCAATTCACCAAGGCTACCGAGGTGTCCGAGCGCAAGGAAATCACGGCCAAGATCCAGAAGCTGGCGATCGATGAAGGCGTGGTCGGCCCGCTTGGCCAGTTCGTCATTCCTGCTGCCTATAGCACCAAGCTGACCGGGGTGCTGGATTCCCCGGTGACCGTGTTCTGGAACATCAAGAAGGGCCAATAA
- the argG gene encoding argininosuccinate synthase: MATILQHLPAGQKVGIAFSGGLDTSAALHWMREKGAVPYAYTANLGQPDEPDYEEIPRKAMAYGAENARLVDCRQQLAAEGIAALQAGAFHISTGGLTYFNTTPLGRAVTGTMLVAAMKEDDVNIWGDGSTYKGNDIERFYRYGLLANPELKIYKPWLDQLFIDELGGRAEMSAYMSAAGFAYKMSSEKAYSTDSNMLGATHEAKDLEFLNSGIKIVQPIMGVAFWRDEVEVKREEVTVRFEQGVPVALNGVEYPDLVELMLEANRIGGRHGLGMSDQIENRIIEAKSRGIYEAPGLALLFIAYERLVTGIHNEDTIMQYRDNGRLLGRLLYQGRWFDPQALMLRETAQRWVARAITGEVTLELRRGNDYSILNTVSENLTYKPERLTMEKGESTFSPADRIGQLTMRNLDIVDTREKLIVYFKSGLLSMGSGAGLPQLKGPDEK, from the coding sequence ATGGCAACGATCCTTCAGCACCTTCCCGCCGGCCAAAAAGTCGGCATAGCCTTTTCCGGCGGCCTGGATACCAGTGCCGCACTCCACTGGATGCGCGAGAAGGGAGCGGTGCCTTACGCGTACACGGCCAACCTCGGCCAGCCGGATGAGCCCGATTACGAAGAAATTCCGCGCAAGGCCATGGCCTATGGCGCAGAAAACGCACGCCTGGTCGACTGCCGCCAGCAACTCGCGGCCGAAGGTATCGCCGCGTTGCAGGCCGGTGCCTTCCATATCTCGACCGGTGGTCTGACGTACTTCAACACCACGCCGCTGGGCCGTGCCGTCACCGGCACCATGCTGGTCGCAGCGATGAAGGAAGACGACGTCAATATCTGGGGCGATGGCAGCACCTACAAGGGCAACGACATCGAGCGCTTCTACCGCTACGGTCTGTTGGCCAACCCCGAACTGAAGATCTATAAGCCCTGGCTTGACCAGCTGTTCATCGACGAGCTTGGCGGTCGCGCCGAAATGTCGGCTTACATGAGCGCCGCCGGTTTCGCCTACAAGATGAGCTCGGAAAAGGCATATTCGACCGATTCGAACATGCTGGGTGCCACCCATGAAGCCAAAGACCTGGAGTTCCTGAACAGCGGCATCAAGATCGTGCAGCCCATCATGGGTGTGGCGTTCTGGCGCGACGAGGTCGAGGTCAAGCGTGAAGAAGTCACGGTTCGCTTCGAACAAGGCGTGCCGGTTGCACTGAACGGCGTGGAATACCCCGACCTGGTCGAATTGATGCTGGAAGCCAATCGCATTGGCGGCCGTCATGGTCTGGGCATGAGCGACCAGATCGAAAACCGCATCATCGAAGCCAAGAGCCGCGGCATCTACGAGGCCCCGGGCCTGGCGCTGCTGTTCATCGCTTACGAGCGTCTGGTTACCGGTATCCACAACGAAGACACCATCATGCAGTACCGTGACAACGGTCGCCTGCTGGGTCGTCTGCTGTATCAAGGCCGCTGGTTCGACCCGCAAGCCCTGATGCTGCGCGAAACCGCCCAGCGCTGGGTGGCACGTGCCATCACCGGTGAAGTCACCCTGGAACTGCGTCGCGGCAACGACTATTCGATTCTGAATACCGTGTCGGAAAACCTGACCTACAAGCCCGAGCGCCTGACCATGGAGAAGGGCGAATCGACCTTCTCGCCGGCCGACCGTATCGGTCAGCTGACCATGCGCAACCTCGACATCGTCGATACCCGCGAAAAACTCATCGTTTATTTCAAGAGCGGTTTGTTGTCGATGGGCAGCGGTGCGGGTTTGCCGCAATTGAAAGGTCCTGACGAGAAGTAA